The nucleotide window AGGGGGGGTTATGGAAGATCTTGCTGAACTCAAAAATACTGTAATTTGCACGGTTTTCCATAACTCCCCCAACCCCCTCTTAGCTTAAGAGGGGGCAATACCAAAAGATGTGTAGATACCTATGCCTTGAGGGAGAGGGGGCCTTATTTCAAAAAAATCGCCTACAAGTTAAGAAGATAAAGACCCTTAGCCCCTTTTTTGTTATCGAAAAATAAGGGAGTATTGTTGCGAAATTTTTTGCATTCCCGTTTCGTGTGCGATACTCAGGATTTTTCATGACCTCCACCCTTTCAGAAACAAATAAAAATACTCCACGCCGTGTAGAATGGCTGGATGTGCTTCGTGGAATTGCAGTTTTATGGATGATAGAAGTGCATTTGCTGGATGTCGGCCTCATGCCCATCCTCAAACAGGGCTGGGGCTATGGAAAAATTGATTTTTATAATGGAACGGTAGCCCCCATTTTTTTATTTTGTGCAGGGGCCTCTTTCTGGATTGCTTGTCAAAACGGGAAAACTTCTCAGCAAGCGGGGGCTTATCTTAAACGCTTGGCCTTTATTCTATTCATCGCCTATTGGCTCAATTTACCTTATCTTTCATTTAAACATTGTCTGGATATCCCACTGTTTTCAAAAAATCTTTTCTTTGCCAGTGATATTCTCCACACGATTGTACTCTCTAGCCTTTTCGCTTTTATTGCCTTACGCTCAAAGCGGAGTGAAACTAAATTTTTAATTTTTTGCATGGCCTGGACCCTGCTTGTTTACTGGATAAGCCCTTGGGTATGGAACTCCGAACTTTATAAGAAATTACCTCTTCCACTAGGCCTCTATTTTGCGCCGGCACCACTCTCGAAATTTTCTCTTTTCCCTTGGATGGGTCATTTTTTTGCCGGATTAAGCCTGGTGGGATTTTACCAAAAAACACAAAAAAAACTTTACTTTGGCCTGATTGTTCTTTTGATTTCCCTGGCAAGCCCCACCCTCATTTTTTTTATAAAAAACTTTTACACTCCATCTCCCACTTTATACCAGAATGCCCAGTGGTGGCATGTCTCTCCGGGCCATTCCCTGCTGAGACTCAGTCGAGTCACCTTGTTTTTCTCCCTCATCAGTCTCTACAATTTGCGTTTCCCCTTACGGGGAAAGATCAGTTCTTTTCTAAAGAATATCGGTCGAGAATCCCTTTTTTATTATGTCACCCATATTGCCATCCTCTATGGAACGGTAGTAAACAAGGGTTTGAGGGCTTTTGGATACGGGGCCTGGAATTGGCTGGGCGTTTTGATTCTCTACCTCTTCCTCATCGCTTTCTTATACCCCATGGGACAAGCCTGGCATGAATACAAGAAGAATTCCCCCCAGCAATTAAAAAGAATCCTTTGTTTTTCTTTTCTGCTTTTTGCCTTGTTGTTTTTTATGCTTCCTTAAAGAGGGAACGACTAAGAAACAAGGGGCAGGCGTACACATCTAACCGAGGCTCATATGGCTTTCTTCAATTTGCTTCTCAATCTTTTTTTAGGTATTTGGCTAGGCGTAATGATTTGTTTCTCTTTCATCACTGCCCCCACCCTTTTTCGCGAAA belongs to Deltaproteobacteria bacterium and includes:
- a CDS encoding DUF1624 domain-containing protein codes for the protein MTSTLSETNKNTPRRVEWLDVLRGIAVLWMIEVHLLDVGLMPILKQGWGYGKIDFYNGTVAPIFLFCAGASFWIACQNGKTSQQAGAYLKRLAFILFIAYWLNLPYLSFKHCLDIPLFSKNLFFASDILHTIVLSSLFAFIALRSKRSETKFLIFCMAWTLLVYWISPWVWNSELYKKLPLPLGLYFAPAPLSKFSLFPWMGHFFAGLSLVGFYQKTQKKLYFGLIVLLISLASPTLIFFIKNFYTPSPTLYQNAQWWHVSPGHSLLRLSRVTLFFSLISLYNLRFPLRGKISSFLKNIGRESLFYYVTHIAILYGTVVNKGLRAFGYGAWNWLGVLILYLFLIAFLYPMGQAWHEYKKNSPQQLKRILCFSFLLFALLFFMLP